A genomic segment from Rhodothermus sp. encodes:
- a CDS encoding SUF system Fe-S cluster assembly protein — MSAYVAIDNQAGDKELEQAIIEALKSVYDPEIPVNIYDLGLIYEIRIFEDRTVYVKMTLTAPGCPVAGTLPGQVEMRLQEVPGVREARVELTFDPPYTIERMSDEARLTLGWM, encoded by the coding sequence ATGTCCGCTTACGTAGCCATTGACAATCAGGCCGGTGACAAGGAGCTGGAGCAGGCAATCATTGAGGCGCTTAAAAGCGTCTACGACCCGGAAATTCCCGTCAACATCTACGATCTGGGGCTGATTTACGAAATTCGAATTTTCGAAGATCGAACAGTCTATGTCAAGATGACGCTGACGGCGCCGGGCTGCCCGGTAGCGGGCACGTTGCCCGGCCAGGTCGAAATGCGTCTGCAGGAAGTGCCCGGTGTCAGGGAGGCCCGGGTTGAGCTGACGTTCGATCCACCTTATACGATCGAACGCATGTCGGACGAAGCCCGGCTGACGCTCGGTTGGATGTAA